The following proteins come from a genomic window of Sander vitreus isolate 19-12246 chromosome 14, sanVit1, whole genome shotgun sequence:
- the cspg5b gene encoding chondroitin sulfate proteoglycan 5b, with protein sequence MERVDSRLGTWQVLLTISMVIIPLSAHGRHSLARHHHHRNQSSVNKEALNTRMVLSDDSAERDHLIGAGLMLGAKLPLSSTKRHHSHKHAHLDVVEEDQTVGEELTAGGGGPDQPGNPMSDDVITVEFHSPAPDMVSSDVALDWAKVPKAQKQKGGDPTAWTLSDFYDYLSPDDDLSTLDTTPEPEPTPSPPPEMEDENPLLAGSPAVPDVRPNTDSGPSLPAPAMPGPDKVEGLGLGGAMGTDGCRLGFVRSGPGVCVSQCDIEPNFCFNGGVCTVVAGMGAFCRCNVQDYIWNKGTRCDWAVTDFQVMCAVVGVASVVLIFLFMIIVFFAKRLHRLKNENRRLRKRSKYCPQSSEPQTDGLSVSTTADGSQPNDDAQKQEDPAKSPQAKEEGSMNILNSHSPKHENNRPASVVHDQGHTPNNTEENAEDGVTIGLEVLLPKDAKLHSETNSPLQYDVFLYKVANNGDSASPSQAPATHSANSYSSSHPMPKSPKTSKVPKSPKHTKEDPPSSLEPLSGRHSSPGRHSPGRHPSPSRDSAPGCHSSPTCHPSSHHSTSGYKCMPTSSSIPPELRRPRGRSQAPGSERSGTGREYQSAHIRPSPSSPHLTQPPPSPSRVKYSPVSTRSLPPLS encoded by the exons GGAGGCATTCACTGGCCAGGCACCATCATCACCGCAATCAATCATCTGTCAACAAGGAGGCCTTGAACACCAGGATGGTGCTCAGTGATGACTCCGCAGAGAGGGATCACCTGATCGGAGCAGGGCTCATGCTCGGGGCTAAACTCCCACTCAGCTCCACCAAACGCCACCATTCTCATAAACACGCCCATCTAGACGTCGTAGAGGAGGACCAAACTGTGGGGGAGGAGCTCACCGCCGGTGGGGGGGGTCCAGACCAGCCCGGAAACCCCATGTCAGATGATGTCATCACCGTGGAGTTTCACAGCCCTGCACCGGATATGGTGTCCTCTGATGTTGCTCTGGATTGGGCCAAAGTCCCCAAAGCCCAGAAGCAAAAAGGCGGAGACCCTACTGCATGGACGCTTTCTGACTTTTATGACTACCTGTCACCTGATGACGACCTCTCGACGTTAGATACGACCCCAGAACCTGAGCCCACCCCTTCACCCCCGCCAGAAATGGAGGATGAGAATCCGCTCCTGGCTGGTTCTCCTGCTGTTCCTGATGTGAGGCCTAACACGGATAGCGGGCCCTCTCTCCCAGCTCCTGCCATGCCAGGGCCGGACAAGGTTGAGGGGTTAGGCTTAGGTGGCGCCATGGGGACTGACGGCTGCAGGCTGGGCTTTGTGCGCTCTGGAcctggggtgtgtgtgtctcagtgtgacATTGAACCCAATTTCTGCTTCAACGGAGGAGTGTGCACTGTGGTGGCAGGAATGGGAGCCTTCTGCAG GTGCAATGTGCAGGACTACATCTGGAACAAAGGCACCCGCTGTGATTGGGCGGTCACAGACTTCCAGGTTATGTGTGCTGTGGTGGGCGTGGCTTCCGTGGTgctcatcttcctcttcatgATCATCGTATTCTTTGCCAAGAGACTGCACCGCCTCAAGAATGAGAACAGGCGCCTTCGCAAAcgcag TAAGTACTGCCCACAGAGCAGCGAGCCACAGACAGACGGCCTCTCCGTTTCCACAACAGCTGACGGCTCGCAGCCAAAC GATGATGCTCAGAAGCAGGAGGACCCAGCAAAGTCCCCACAAGCCAAGGAAGAGGGATCAATGAATATTCTCAACTCTCATTCCCCCAAACACGAGAACAACCGTCCAGCCTCTGTTGTCCACGACCAGGGCCACACCCCAAACAACACAGAGGAAAACGCTGAG GATGGAGTCACTATTGGCCTGGAAGTGCTCCTCCCAAAAGATGCCAAGCTCCACTCAGAGACCAACTCGCCCCTTCAGTACGACGTCTTCCTCTACAAGGTTGCCAACAATGGAGACTCCGCCTCTCCCAGCCAAGCCCCTGCCACTCACAGCGCTAACTCTTACTCCTCCTCTCACCCCATGCCTAAATCGCCCAAAACATCCAAGGTGCCTAAGTCACCCAAACACACCAAGGAAGACCCACCTAGTAGCCTTGAACCCTTGTCTGGCAGGCACTCCTCACCTGGCCGTCACTCACCCGGTCGCCATCCATCACCCAGTCGCGACTCTGCGCCTGGTTGCCATTCTTCACCCACCTGTCATCCATCATCCCATCACTCTACCTCTGGGTACAAATGCAtgcccacctcctcctccatcccaCCTGAGTTACGCAGGCCCAGAGGTCGGTCGCAAGCTCCCGGCTCAGAGCGCTCAGGGACTGGGAGAGAGTACCAGAGTGCACACATTCGTCCATCCCCTTCCTCCCCTCACCTCACTCAGCCGCCTCCATCCCCATCCAGGGTGAAGTACAGCCCAGTCAGCACCCGATCCCTGCCACCACTCTCCTGA